In Panthera leo isolate Ple1 chromosome F3, P.leo_Ple1_pat1.1, whole genome shotgun sequence, one genomic interval encodes:
- the CAMK1G gene encoding calcium/calmodulin-dependent protein kinase type 1G isoform X2, whose protein sequence is MGRKEEDSSSWKKQTTNIRKTFIFMEVLGSGAFSEVFLVKQRMTGKLFALKCIKKSPAFRDSSLENEIAVLKKIKHENIVTLEDIYESTTHYYLVMQLVSGGELFDRILERGVYTEKDASLVIQQVLSAVKYLHENGIVHRDLKPENLLYLTPEENSKIMITDFGLSKMEQSGVMSTACGTPGYVAPEVLAQKPYSKAVDCWSIGVITYILLCGYPPFYEETESKLFEKIKEGYYEFESPFWDDISESAKDFICHLLEKDPNERYTCEKALRHPWINGNTALHRDIYPSVSLQIQKNFAKSKWRQAFNAAAVVHHMRKLHMNLHSPGIHPEVENRPPVTQASEASRPSSSELTITEAPALDQSGALPALPRLPCQHGPRTAAPGGRSLNCLVNGSLRISSSLVPMQQGPLAAGPCGCCSSCLSIGSKEKSSYCSEPTLLKKANRKHLPPRWLSRNYKSEVMVPVKASGSSHCRTGQTGVCLIM, encoded by the exons ATGGGTCGAAAGGAAGAAGACTCCAGCTCCTGGAAGAAACAGACCACCAACATCCGGAAAACCTTCATCTTCATGGAAGTGCTGGGATC AGGAGCTTTTTCAGAAGTTTTCCTGGTGAAGCAAAGGATGACTGGGAAGCTCTTTGCCCTGAAGTGCATCAAGAAGTCACCTGCCTTCCGGGACAGCAGCCTGGAGAATGAGATTGCCGTGTTGAAAAA GATCAAGCATGAAAACATCGTGACCCTGGAGGACATCTATGAGAGCACCACTCACTACTACCTGGTCATGCAGCT TGTTTCTGGCGGGGAACTCTTTGACCGGATCCTGGAGCGGGGTGTCTACACAGAGAAGGATGCCAGCCTGGTGATCCAGCAGGTCTTGTCAGCAGTGAAATACCTCCACGAGAATGGCATCGTCCACAGAGACTTGAAG CCTGAAAACCTGCTCTACCTAACCCCTGAAGAGAATTCTAAGATCATGATCACAGACTTTGGTCTGTCCAAGATGGAACAGAGTGGAGTCATGTCCACTGCCTGTGGGACCCCAGGCTATGTGG CTCCGGAAGTGTTGGCACAGAAGCCCTACAGCAAGGCTGTGGATTGCTGGTCTATTGGCGTCATCACTTACATATT GTTGTGTGGGTATCCCCCCTtctatgaagaaactgagtctaaGCTTTTCGAGAAGATCAAGGAGGGCTACTATGAATTTGAATCTCCATTCTGGGATGACATTTCTGAGTCAG CCAAGGATTTTATTTGCCACTTGCTGGAGAAGGACCCGAATGAACGGTACACCTGTGAGAAGGCCTTGAGGCACCCCTG GATCAATGGAAACACAGCCCTCCACCGGGACATCTACCCATCAGTCAGTCTCCAGATCCAGAAGAACTTTGCCAAGAGCAAGTGGAGG CAAGCCTTCAATGCAGCAGCTGTGGTGCATCACATGAGGAAGCTGCACATGAACTTGCACAGCCCAGGCATCCACCCAGAGGTGGAGAACAGGCCTCCCGTCACTCAAGCCTCAGAAGCCTCCAGACCCAGCTCCTCTGAGCTCACCATCACCGAGGCACCTGCCCTGGACCAGAGTGGCGCACTTCCTGCCCTGCCCCGGCTGCCCTGCCAGCACGGCCCCCGGACCGCTGCGCCCGGTGGCAGGTCCCTCAACTGCCTGGTCAATGGCTCGCTCCGCATCAGCAGCAGCCTGGTGCCCATGCAGCAGGGGCCCCTGGCCGCTGGGCCCTGTGGCTGCTGTTCTAGTTGCCTGAGCATCGGGAGCAAAGAGAAGTCCTCCTACTGCTCCGAACCCACACTCCTCAAAAAAGCTAACAGAAAACA
- the CAMK1G gene encoding calcium/calmodulin-dependent protein kinase type 1G isoform X1, whose protein sequence is MWAAPLGAQASPKASTLEAMGRKEEDSSSWKKQTTNIRKTFIFMEVLGSGAFSEVFLVKQRMTGKLFALKCIKKSPAFRDSSLENEIAVLKKIKHENIVTLEDIYESTTHYYLVMQLVSGGELFDRILERGVYTEKDASLVIQQVLSAVKYLHENGIVHRDLKPENLLYLTPEENSKIMITDFGLSKMEQSGVMSTACGTPGYVAPEVLAQKPYSKAVDCWSIGVITYILLCGYPPFYEETESKLFEKIKEGYYEFESPFWDDISESAKDFICHLLEKDPNERYTCEKALRHPWINGNTALHRDIYPSVSLQIQKNFAKSKWRQAFNAAAVVHHMRKLHMNLHSPGIHPEVENRPPVTQASEASRPSSSELTITEAPALDQSGALPALPRLPCQHGPRTAAPGGRSLNCLVNGSLRISSSLVPMQQGPLAAGPCGCCSSCLSIGSKEKSSYCSEPTLLKKANRKQNYKSEVMVPVKASGSSHCRTGQTGVCLIM, encoded by the exons CATCCCCGAAAGCTTCAACTCTGGAGGCGATGGGTCGAAAGGAAGAAGACTCCAGCTCCTGGAAGAAACAGACCACCAACATCCGGAAAACCTTCATCTTCATGGAAGTGCTGGGATC AGGAGCTTTTTCAGAAGTTTTCCTGGTGAAGCAAAGGATGACTGGGAAGCTCTTTGCCCTGAAGTGCATCAAGAAGTCACCTGCCTTCCGGGACAGCAGCCTGGAGAATGAGATTGCCGTGTTGAAAAA GATCAAGCATGAAAACATCGTGACCCTGGAGGACATCTATGAGAGCACCACTCACTACTACCTGGTCATGCAGCT TGTTTCTGGCGGGGAACTCTTTGACCGGATCCTGGAGCGGGGTGTCTACACAGAGAAGGATGCCAGCCTGGTGATCCAGCAGGTCTTGTCAGCAGTGAAATACCTCCACGAGAATGGCATCGTCCACAGAGACTTGAAG CCTGAAAACCTGCTCTACCTAACCCCTGAAGAGAATTCTAAGATCATGATCACAGACTTTGGTCTGTCCAAGATGGAACAGAGTGGAGTCATGTCCACTGCCTGTGGGACCCCAGGCTATGTGG CTCCGGAAGTGTTGGCACAGAAGCCCTACAGCAAGGCTGTGGATTGCTGGTCTATTGGCGTCATCACTTACATATT GTTGTGTGGGTATCCCCCCTtctatgaagaaactgagtctaaGCTTTTCGAGAAGATCAAGGAGGGCTACTATGAATTTGAATCTCCATTCTGGGATGACATTTCTGAGTCAG CCAAGGATTTTATTTGCCACTTGCTGGAGAAGGACCCGAATGAACGGTACACCTGTGAGAAGGCCTTGAGGCACCCCTG GATCAATGGAAACACAGCCCTCCACCGGGACATCTACCCATCAGTCAGTCTCCAGATCCAGAAGAACTTTGCCAAGAGCAAGTGGAGG CAAGCCTTCAATGCAGCAGCTGTGGTGCATCACATGAGGAAGCTGCACATGAACTTGCACAGCCCAGGCATCCACCCAGAGGTGGAGAACAGGCCTCCCGTCACTCAAGCCTCAGAAGCCTCCAGACCCAGCTCCTCTGAGCTCACCATCACCGAGGCACCTGCCCTGGACCAGAGTGGCGCACTTCCTGCCCTGCCCCGGCTGCCCTGCCAGCACGGCCCCCGGACCGCTGCGCCCGGTGGCAGGTCCCTCAACTGCCTGGTCAATGGCTCGCTCCGCATCAGCAGCAGCCTGGTGCCCATGCAGCAGGGGCCCCTGGCCGCTGGGCCCTGTGGCTGCTGTTCTAGTTGCCTGAGCATCGGGAGCAAAGAGAAGTCCTCCTACTGCTCCGAACCCACACTCCTCAAAAAAGCTAACAGAAAACA
- the CAMK1G gene encoding calcium/calmodulin-dependent protein kinase type 1G isoform X3 gives MQLVSGGELFDRILERGVYTEKDASLVIQQVLSAVKYLHENGIVHRDLKPENLLYLTPEENSKIMITDFGLSKMEQSGVMSTACGTPGYVAPEVLAQKPYSKAVDCWSIGVITYILLCGYPPFYEETESKLFEKIKEGYYEFESPFWDDISESAKDFICHLLEKDPNERYTCEKALRHPWINGNTALHRDIYPSVSLQIQKNFAKSKWRQAFNAAAVVHHMRKLHMNLHSPGIHPEVENRPPVTQASEASRPSSSELTITEAPALDQSGALPALPRLPCQHGPRTAAPGGRSLNCLVNGSLRISSSLVPMQQGPLAAGPCGCCSSCLSIGSKEKSSYCSEPTLLKKANRKHLPPRWLSRNYKSEVMVPVKASGSSHCRTGQTGVCLIM, from the exons ATGCAGCT TGTTTCTGGCGGGGAACTCTTTGACCGGATCCTGGAGCGGGGTGTCTACACAGAGAAGGATGCCAGCCTGGTGATCCAGCAGGTCTTGTCAGCAGTGAAATACCTCCACGAGAATGGCATCGTCCACAGAGACTTGAAG CCTGAAAACCTGCTCTACCTAACCCCTGAAGAGAATTCTAAGATCATGATCACAGACTTTGGTCTGTCCAAGATGGAACAGAGTGGAGTCATGTCCACTGCCTGTGGGACCCCAGGCTATGTGG CTCCGGAAGTGTTGGCACAGAAGCCCTACAGCAAGGCTGTGGATTGCTGGTCTATTGGCGTCATCACTTACATATT GTTGTGTGGGTATCCCCCCTtctatgaagaaactgagtctaaGCTTTTCGAGAAGATCAAGGAGGGCTACTATGAATTTGAATCTCCATTCTGGGATGACATTTCTGAGTCAG CCAAGGATTTTATTTGCCACTTGCTGGAGAAGGACCCGAATGAACGGTACACCTGTGAGAAGGCCTTGAGGCACCCCTG GATCAATGGAAACACAGCCCTCCACCGGGACATCTACCCATCAGTCAGTCTCCAGATCCAGAAGAACTTTGCCAAGAGCAAGTGGAGG CAAGCCTTCAATGCAGCAGCTGTGGTGCATCACATGAGGAAGCTGCACATGAACTTGCACAGCCCAGGCATCCACCCAGAGGTGGAGAACAGGCCTCCCGTCACTCAAGCCTCAGAAGCCTCCAGACCCAGCTCCTCTGAGCTCACCATCACCGAGGCACCTGCCCTGGACCAGAGTGGCGCACTTCCTGCCCTGCCCCGGCTGCCCTGCCAGCACGGCCCCCGGACCGCTGCGCCCGGTGGCAGGTCCCTCAACTGCCTGGTCAATGGCTCGCTCCGCATCAGCAGCAGCCTGGTGCCCATGCAGCAGGGGCCCCTGGCCGCTGGGCCCTGTGGCTGCTGTTCTAGTTGCCTGAGCATCGGGAGCAAAGAGAAGTCCTCCTACTGCTCCGAACCCACACTCCTCAAAAAAGCTAACAGAAAACA